The genomic window GCATCCTTCGCCTCCAGGAGGCTCCTCGCCTCCCCCTCCCAGAGCCCCACATCGGCCCGCACACGGGAGAGCTGCTCCTCCACCCCGCTCCGCACCTCCTCCACACGACCCGCCACCTCGCCGGAGAAACGCTCCAGGGAGGAGAGGAGCCCCTCCTCCCGCTTCTTCACGAGCGCCACCACCCTGGCGAAGGCCTGATCCTCCAGTGCGGCCGCACGCTTCGCGGCATCCTCCAGGGCCTTCCCATGCTCGGCCGCCACGGCCCTGCATCGCTCCCGCAGCCCCTCCACGAGCCCATCCACCCCTTCCCTCTCCCGGGCGAGACGCCGTTCGAGGTCCTCGAGGAGCGTCTCCACCTGGCCGGTGAGCTCCTCCACACGCCCTCGGATCCGCTCCAGCACACCCTCCCCCTCCTGCTCGAGGGCCGCCTTGAGCTCGCCGAACCGCTCCTTGAGGAGGGCCTCGGCCTCGACCCCCAGCGTCCGCAGTTTCTCGCCCTGGCGCTCCACGGCCGCAGCGAGATCCTCCTGCCGCTCCCGAGCCGCCTCCACCTCGCGGTGGAGGTCCTCCACCTCCTTCCTCGCCTGCAACTGCACCTCGGCCTTCACCTGGGACAACTGCTCACCGTTGAGCTGGGCGAACCGCTTGAGCATCCCGGGCAGGGCCTTCTCCACCTTCTCCAGCTGGGCGGCCACCACCCGGACCCGCTTGCCCACCCGATCGATGAACTCCGATTCGTTCCTGATCCGGGAGAGGTTCTCCTCGGCCCGAGCCGTCATATCCACCAGCTCGGCGAGGACCCTGTCGTATTCCTGGATCCGCTTCTCGAGCTCACCCACCTCCCTGTCACGCTCACGGATCTGACCGAGCCGCTCCTCCATGTAGGAGAGCATCTCGCGGAGGGTATTCTGATAGGTGTCGATTTCTATGGTGATGTCGCGGAGCCTCGCCGTACGCTCCTGGACGAGGGCGTCGAGATCCTCCTTCACCCTGTCCGCATACCTCCTCACCTTCTCGAGGCTCCGGTTGTTCCTGTCGAGCTGACGGAAGACGACGAGCGCCGCGGCCACCAGGCCGAGGATGACAATGTCCATCACGGTAATCATATCCCCTCCCATACCCCCTTCAGGACGATCGCATACCCCGCACCCACGCGAGGAGCTCGGGATAGGTGCTGAAACTCACGTCGGCGATCGAACCCTTCGGAGGCCTGCGTACGAGGTGGGCGGTCCTGAGGCCCGCCGCATGTCCGCCCACTATATCATAGGCATAGCTGTTGCCCACGTAGAGGATCTGTTCCGGCACGAAACCCAACCGTTCGGCGAGGAGGAGGAAGGGCTCGGGATTCGGCTTGAGGTATCCCGACTCCTCGGTGCACATCGCCACGTCCCAGAACCCGTCGAGCCCGAGGAACTCCAGCTTGGCCAATACGGGAAAATCCGAGAGCACCGCGAGACGATACCCATCCTCCGCCAGGGCCGAGAGCACCTCTCTCAGATGAGGGTAGGGCCTGAGACGTCTGAGCGATTGCTCCCATCGGGTGTAGATCTTCTCCTCGATGAGGGAACGCGCCTCCTCCTCGGAGATGCCCATCCTGCCTGCGAGCATCCTCGCCTGTACGGCCCTGAAGTCGTCGATAGGCCGCACCCTCCTGATCTCGCTCCGTACCCGTCCGAAGTGCCACACCAGGCGAGGATGCCTCAGCCCCAGCCCGAGGGAGGCGAGGTACATCATGTAGTGCGGATAGAGCGTACCGTCCAGATCGAATGCGATCGCCTTAAGGTCCATGCAGCCTCTCTCTGGTTTTGGTAGTATAATACGGGCAGTCGGTCGAAAATGCAAGGCATAGTGCAAGTGACGGAATCTTCGAGACATAGGACTTTCGGGGAGGAATGCGGAACGATCAGAGCCTCGCGATGAGGCTCGCGAGATAGCCCGCCCCGAACCCGTTGTCGATGTTCACCACCGCGAGCCCCGGGGCGCAGCTCGTGAGCATGGCGAGGAGAGGCGTCATCCCCTCGAGGGCGGCGCCGTAGCCCACGCTCGTGGGCACGCCGATCACCGGCCTGTCCACGAGGCCGGCCACCACGCCGGGAAGGGCGCCCTCCATCCCGGCCACCACCACCAGCGCACGCAAGGAGCGCATCTCCTCGAGGCGGGCGAGGAGTCGGTTGATCCCCGCCACCCCCACATCGTAGACCCGCTCCACCCCCACCCCGTAGAACTCGCAGGTGATCGCAGCCTCCTCGGCCACCGGCACATCCGAGGTGCCGCCGGTGACCACCCCCACACGGTGGGGGCAGGAAGGAGGCGGACTCGCCACATGGGTACAGCACCGCGCCTCGGCATGGTACACGAGCCGTGGGAACCGTTCGAGGAGAGGCCCCAGCTGGTCCTCCCTCACCCGCGAGACGAGGAGGTTCTCCCCCCGCGAGAGAAAGACCTCCACGATCTCCAGGAGGTGCTCCGTCTTCTTCCCCTCCGCGAAGACGACCTCGCCCCGACCCGTACGCACGGGCCTCGCCATGTCGAGCGTGGAGTGTCCGAGCCGTACGAAGGAGAGCTCCTCGAGCCGGGAGATCGCCTCCTCCTCGGGCACCCGCCCCTCCCGGTAGGCGGCCAGCAGACGACGCATCCGCTCACGCCGATCCACAGGTACCCTCCTTGACGGACATACTCCCCGTCCTGTAGCCCTCCAGATCGAGGGTCACATAGCGGTACCCGAGTTCCTTGCACCGGGCCACGATCCCCTCCCGGTCCCCGGAGGAGAGGAAACGCTCGAGGTCGTCACCCCCGAGCTCGATCCGGGCCAGCTCCCCGTGATGACGCACCCGCACCTGCCGGAAACCCGCCCTGAGGAACAGGAGCTCGGCCTCCTCGATACGCCTGAAGAGGGCCTCGTCGACACGAACACCGTGCGGAATCCGGGTGATGAGGCACGAGTACGGCGGCTTGTCCCAGGTGGGAAGTCCGAACGCGCGGGAGAGATCCCGTATCCGTTCCTTGGTGAGACCGGCCTCCCGCAGCGGGCTCCTCACCCCCAGCTCCCTCAGGGCGCGCATCCCCGGCCTGTCCTCCTCGGGGTCGCTCGCATTGGTGCCGTCGCACACCACCGGATACCCGTCCTCCTCCGCCATCCGCTTGATGGCCCCGAAAAGGATCCGCTTGCACCGGTAGCACCGATCGGGAGGGTTCTCCCGGACCTCCTCGACGAACGGCACCTCGATGAGGCGGTGTGTCAGGTCGAACCGCTGCGCGAGCTCGGCCGCCTCCGCGGCCTCCCAGCGTGCCACATGGGGCGGAAGGAGGGTATAGGCCCTCACCGCATCTTTCCCGAGCACCTCCCTCGCCACCACGGCGAGGAAGGTGCTGTCCACCCCTCCAGAGAAACCGACCGCGATCCTGCCATATCCCTTGAGGACCTCCACGAGCCTATCTGCCTCTTTTTCGATAAGAGAAAGATCCATATCCGCCCCCTGATTCATGAGCATTTCACCCCGAAAATCATAGACGCCCATCCCCTTCCTGTCCATACGCGTCTGCGAGGTACCTTCCCAGGAGGGCCCTGAGCCGGGGGATGGGTATCCCGGTCCGCCGGGAGGACGCTTCCAGGTCGCGGTACTCCCACTTGACCGAGGAAGGTTCCCCCCCGAGCGAGGCCCGCTTCAATCTGAACGTGCCGTAAGGGGTCTGGACCTCCTCGAAAGAACGCTCGAGCTCCACCTTGCCCACGGTGTGGAGCCTGCACCCGAACGTGGTGGTATGCCGGAGGAGGAGATGCACCATCCTCTCGGCGAGGGCCTGATCGGCGAGGACCGAAACCTCATGGCCCGGACGCCCCCGCTTCATGATCACGGGTCGCACCACCACATCGCGGGCCCCGGCCTCGAGGAGGACATCCACCGCCCGGCTCACATCCTCGGGGAGCATGTCGTCGACCGTACAGGAGACCACCACCTGCTCCGTGCGGGCAAGCCCCTCGGAAGCCTCCCCCAGGTAGACCCTGAGCACGTTCGGTACGGAGAGCCTGCGGGTTCCCACCCCGTAGCCCACCCGCAGGGGCACGAATGCGGGCCGCTCCACGAACCGGTCCACCACCGCCGCCAGGACGGCCGCCCCCGTGGGGGTGGTGAGCTCCCTCTCCACGAGTCCCATACGCACCGGCATACCCTTCACGATCTCCGCCGTGGCGGGTGCGGGCACGGGGAGGACGCCATGGGCGCACCTCACCCACCCCCCGCCGAGCTGCACGGGCGAGGCCCACACCTCGTCCACACCGAGGTACTCGAGCGCGAGGGCCGCCCCTACCACATCGACCAGGGCATCCTTGGCCCCCACCTCGTGGAAGTGCACCTCCTCGGGGGTGCTGCCGTGGACCTTCGCCTCGGCCTCGGCGATCGTGCGGAATATGGCCAGCGACCGTCTCTTCACCCCTTCGGACAAGCCGCTCCGTTCGATGAGCGCAGCGATCTCCCCGAACGTGCGGTGCTCGTGATGGTGGTGATGGGCAGATCCCTCCCCATGGTGGGAGCGACCTTCGTCGTGGTGGACATGGGGGGCGTGCCCATGCCCATGGGCTGCCCCTTCGGCATGGCTATGTCCCGCATGACCATGATCCTCCTCATGAGGATGCGACCCTTCGGCATCCTCCTCCACCCACTCCTCCACGCCCCTCACCTTGATCCGTTTCCCCTTTATCCCGGCGCGTTCCTCCTCCCACACGTCGAACTCGAGCGGCTCGCCGAGTCCCAGCAGGGAGAGTCCTTCCCTCACGTATTCCACCGGAACCCCCAGGTCGACGAGCGCCCCCAGGTTCATATCCCCTGCGATACCCACACTGCAATCGTAGTAGAGAATCTTTCTCACCGAGTCCTCCCGAAAAAACTTGAGGATTTCCCCATTCTGTCACATACTGGAAATATAATGAAGATTCACCGCCTGCTGTACCTTCTGGTGCTGGGGGGAGGGTTGCTCGGCGCATTGGAGGGTGAGGGGGGAATCTATCGTCTCGAACGAGAGGACCTCACGCACGGCACCTTCCTCGAAGGGAACGTGCCCTTCTACTGGGAAAGGCTCATCCAGGAACCGCCGCGTGAGGGCCCCACGCTCCTCCTCCCGGTCGACAGACCGTGGACGCGGGCCGTCAACCCGAGAACCGGTGTACCGTTCCCGGCCGCTGGGTACGCCACCTACCGGTTCCATATCATCCTCCCTCAGCACCCTCCGGAGGAACCTCTCGCCATCAGGCTCCAGAACATCACGAGCGCCCATCGCCTCGTCCTCGGGGGAAAGACCATCCTCGAGGAAGGCCGGGTCTCGCCCGATGCCGCCCGCCATGTCGCGGGCATCCGCACCCGGATGATCACCTTCTGGCCTCCCTCGGGGGAATTCGACCTCTGGCTCCAGGTCCAGAACGTGGAGGACCGCCTCGGAGGCCTCCAGAATCCCCCTTACCTGGGCTACGCCTCGGCCGTACGATCCTTCCACGAGCGCAAACTCATGCTCGACCTGTTCGTCTTCGGGAGTATCCTCATCATCGCCGTCTACCACCTCATCCTCTTCTTCACCCGCTCGAAGGAAAAGGAATACCTCTTCTTCGGGCTCTTCGCCTCTTCCCTCGCCCTCCGTGCCGGACTCACCGAGACACGGTTCCTCCACGACCTCCTCTCCTTCCTCCCCTGCCCCCTCCTCATCCGGGCGGAGATCATCTCCGTCTATGTCGCGGCCGCGTCGCTGTTCCTCTACTTCCATCGGCTTTTCCCCCACGAGGAGCTACGCCCCCTCTCCGTCCTCCACTACACCGTCACCGGCGCCTTCATCCTCATGGGGGTGTTCCTTCCGTTCCGTCTCTTCACCGAACTCCACATCTACTACGAGTACTACCTCGTCGCCTCGTGTCTGGTGTTGCTCGCCTGGCTCGTACGGGCCCTCGTCCATCGGAGG from Spirochaeta thermophila DSM 6192 includes these protein-coding regions:
- the larC gene encoding nickel pincer cofactor biosynthesis protein LarC, with the protein product MRKILYYDCSVGIAGDMNLGALVDLGVPVEYVREGLSLLGLGEPLEFDVWEEERAGIKGKRIKVRGVEEWVEEDAEGSHPHEEDHGHAGHSHAEGAAHGHGHAPHVHHDEGRSHHGEGSAHHHHHEHRTFGEIAALIERSGLSEGVKRRSLAIFRTIAEAEAKVHGSTPEEVHFHEVGAKDALVDVVGAALALEYLGVDEVWASPVQLGGGWVRCAHGVLPVPAPATAEIVKGMPVRMGLVERELTTPTGAAVLAAVVDRFVERPAFVPLRVGYGVGTRRLSVPNVLRVYLGEASEGLARTEQVVVSCTVDDMLPEDVSRAVDVLLEAGARDVVVRPVIMKRGRPGHEVSVLADQALAERMVHLLLRHTTTFGCRLHTVGKVELERSFEEVQTPYGTFRLKRASLGGEPSSVKWEYRDLEASSRRTGIPIPRLRALLGRYLADAYGQEGDGRL
- a CDS encoding HAD family hydrolase is translated as MDLKAIAFDLDGTLYPHYMMYLASLGLGLRHPRLVWHFGRVRSEIRRVRPIDDFRAVQARMLAGRMGISEEEARSLIEEKIYTRWEQSLRRLRPYPHLREVLSALAEDGYRLAVLSDFPVLAKLEFLGLDGFWDVAMCTEESGYLKPNPEPFLLLAERLGFVPEQILYVGNSYAYDIVGGHAAGLRTAHLVRRPPKGSIADVSFSTYPELLAWVRGMRSS
- the larB gene encoding nickel pincer cofactor biosynthesis protein LarB, whose product is MDRRERMRRLLAAYREGRVPEEEAISRLEELSFVRLGHSTLDMARPVRTGRGEVVFAEGKKTEHLLEIVEVFLSRGENLLVSRVREDQLGPLLERFPRLVYHAEARCCTHVASPPPSCPHRVGVVTGGTSDVPVAEEAAITCEFYGVGVERVYDVGVAGINRLLARLEEMRSLRALVVVAGMEGALPGVVAGLVDRPVIGVPTSVGYGAALEGMTPLLAMLTSCAPGLAVVNIDNGFGAGYLASLIARL
- the larE gene encoding ATP-dependent sacrificial sulfur transferase LarE, whose translation is MDLSLIEKEADRLVEVLKGYGRIAVGFSGGVDSTFLAVVAREVLGKDAVRAYTLLPPHVARWEAAEAAELAQRFDLTHRLIEVPFVEEVRENPPDRCYRCKRILFGAIKRMAEEDGYPVVCDGTNASDPEEDRPGMRALRELGVRSPLREAGLTKERIRDLSRAFGLPTWDKPPYSCLITRIPHGVRVDEALFRRIEEAELLFLRAGFRQVRVRHHGELARIELGGDDLERFLSSGDREGIVARCKELGYRYVTLDLEGYRTGSMSVKEGTCGSA